In the Candidatus Niyogibacteria bacterium genome, CTGACGCGCACCTCGTCCGCTCCCTGCGGTCGCGGGAGCAAAAACCAAAAATTTTCCTTACCTTTCTTCTTTTCCTCGGCGGGGGGTGTGGGGGGAGCCGACAAAAAATGGAAAGGAAATTTTTGGTTTTGCTTCGCCGCTACTAAATTCAGTTTACCACAATATGCAAAGTTTAGGTATTGCAATCCAGCATATACGCTGATAGTATTATGGTAGATACAATACGAACAAAGGAATATGGCGATTTTGTCGGAAAACTGCGAAAAGCTCGGCTTGAAGCAAGTTTACGCCAAATAGATGTCGCTAAAAAGTTGAAACGCACGCAATCGTATGTGTCCCGCGTTGAGGTCGGAGAACAGAGGTTGGATATTTTGGAACTTAAGAAATTTGCCGAATTGTATAAAAAGGATTTAAATTATTTTATAAAATAAAAAATTATGAAAAACTATACATTAGCAGTCATCGCAGGTTTACTGATGCTCTCACCGGTAGTTGCGTCGGCTTCTTTCGATACTAGTTTAAAATATGGCGCACGAGGACAAGCAGTGATCGAGTTGCAAGATTTACTTGCGAGCGAAGACTGCCTAAGTGTTAATTCGACGGGTTATTTTGGATTGCTTACACTGAAAGCTGTTAAGTGCTTCCAAACAAAATATAATTTACCTTCCACCGGATTTTTTGGAGTGATGAGTAGAACAAAGGCTAATGAAATTGTCGCGACCATAACTGCTCCATCAAACGCCGCTGCTCAAGCAGAAACAACTACACCAAATCAGCCAAGCACAACAAAGCCAAAGACTTTTACGCTACCGAATGGAACAGTTATAGATTCTCAAGGAAATATTATTAGCACTCCACCCACCGTAACAACACCGCAAAATACTTTTGTAGATGTATGCTTAAATATTGAAGGCGTACAAACAACAGTTCCAGGAGGAATGACTGCAACAGGAAATGTATGTGTTGTTGCGCAAGCAACGCCTCCACCAACTGATCTGTGTCCAAATATTTCGGGATTACAAACAACTATTCCTGCAGGAAAAATTTTGCAAAACGGAGATTGCGTTACCCCAGCCCCTACCCCAACTCCGACAACTTCTCTGCTATTACCTAAGCGGCTTAACTATGGTGGTCAAGCATCTTGGCCGAACGGTAATAATTACGGAAATGTAAATGATAGTTGCAATAATTGCGTAGTACTGATTACAGAAATGCCAACCACTGCAAATGTTTATTTAATGGAGTATACCGCACTCCGTGGTGGCGCAGCTTTGGATGGCTATGCCGCTAATAACCCACAAATTATTTCTGTTTATGCGGATAATAATTTGTCTGCCACTCATGTTTTTCTGTTCTCTCACATGGGCATGGATAGTGCGAAAAAGTATTTATTCATAGTAGATGCAACCGACCAAAACGGAAAAAAATTTATACGGCAATTTGGTGGCGTTGATTCGAGCAGTACTTATTTACCAGGCCCATTTAAGTGGGGAGAAAATCAAACTATAAGCTGGGTGAGTGATTACCCAAGCCAATATATGAAGAGCAATTACTATGTCGATGTACCTCTGACCAAAGTTCAATAATTTTATTAACTACGGTAAAATGAGTGACTCAAAATTCAAACTAACAAAATTTCACAGGGACGATTCTGGTTTTATGCAGATTCGCTATGAAATTTTGTCTAGCGGAAAAGTGATTGCTTTTGGTATCGCGGGGACAGACTTGAGCACGCTACAATTTGGTGATGAAATAGATTTTGATAAAGAATCTGATGTGATACTTGAAAAGTACCGCGATTCCAAAAGCAATATGGCGTTTGAGTATGTCCCGAATGTTGGTTTTGACGAAGTAGATACGACTAAACAGAGTTGGTTTATTTTTACATAAGGTTAGGATTTAAGGGAGCAATCCCCGCCGTTTTACAATGTTCCTCAAAAACGGCGAGGGATGGACTGCTTGTGCGCGCACAGGGCGGGTGGGGCAAGCACATATAGATTTGTTTGTGCCATGCACAATCCATTTTAAGGAGTTACCACCGAACTCGGTTGGAGGCACAAAATTTAGAGCTACCACCAAACGCGGGGAGTAAGCGCCTCGTCTCGCCGCGAGGACGAAGAAAAGAGTAAACAAAAATGTTAAAATAAGATTGCTCTTTTAGTAGTCTGAAGCGGCGAAGCAAAACCAAAAATTTCCTTTCCATTTTTTGTCGGCTCCCCCCACACCCCCCGCCGAGGAAAAGAAGAAAGGTAAGGAAAATTTTTGGTTTTTGCTCCCGCGACCGCAGGGAGCGGACGAGGTGCGCGTCAGAAAAATTTCCTTTCCATTTTTTGTCGGCTCCCCCCACACCCCCCGCCGAGGAAAAGAAGAAAGGTAAGGAAAATTTTTGGTTTTTGCTCCCGCGACCGCAGGGAGCGGACGAGGTGCGCGTCAGTCCTTTCGTTCAAAAAAAGTTCGCGCAAAGTGTATGATTAGAGCATAATGAACGAAGTGAATTAGCCGTGGAGCGAGACAACTGCTTGTCTCGCGTTGGGAGTTGAAAGCCGCAGCGATGTTTCGCGAAGCGAAACGAGCGAAGCGGGTGAGGAAGCGAATACTTGGAGCTTCCGCAAGACCTTTTGAGATAATTTATGAGCAAAGCGAAGTAAATTATCCAAAAGGTGTACAGACCCTGTAAGGGTCGCGAAAATTTGCGAAGCAAATTATTCGTGACCAACTCCCACCATCGGCATATAGAAAAATAAAAAAATAACGCAATTTAATAACTACATTTGTTGCAACGCCTCCAAGAGATTTTTTAGAATTGAAGAAATAGATTCAAGAACGGAAGCAAAATTGCTTCGGGTGCTATTCAATGCGCTGGGACAGGATATGCGCCCGATACAAACAGCGCCAGCCCCTGCGCACCTTTGAGCTTCAATCTGAACGCTTCCATCAGCAAAATAAGTAAGAACTTCTGGGAGTGCATACGTTTTCCAACCTGAAGGATCAGAAATAATAGTATTTATCGTACAGAACTGCTGAAGCAAGTAGTCGTAGTCGGCGATTGTGCATGCGCTTCGCATATCCTCAATATCATTTATTCCCGGTTTTGTAAGTTTTGCATATCCTATGCCAACATCAGGGGCATAAAATGAAGGAGCGCGTGTGTTACTATTTTTTAATAAACAGGAACCACTTATGCCAGCTGTAGTTGTGGCGGCAGTCGTAATACTGCGTGTAGTAGCACTGACAGAATTGCTCCGCGGCGAAAGATTCCCGGCAGCATCATATGCGGCAATGGTATAACTATAAGAAGTCTCAGCCGAAAGACCGGTATCAGTATAAAAACAACTTCCCCAACATAAAGAAGAAGAATGAGAAAGATTAATGATAGAATCATTCCGGTATAATTTAAATCCTGTCACTCCTATATTATCATTAGGATCTACCCATGAAAGATAAATTCGCGTTGATGATAAGTCATTAATGGTAAGATACGCCGGAGTGGAAGGAGATTCAATATCTGTTGTTGCAGATGTTGTATTTGAAGTTGTTGTGGAAACTGTCGTTTCTGTTGTTGATGTTGTAGTTGTAGTCATAGTGGAAGGAGGCGGCGAAGATAACGAGGTTGAAGTTGACGCAGCAGATGGGATTTGCCCGAGACATGCCTCAGCAAACCCATAACAACTATTTCTGCACCAATACCATCCGTTTGTGGAACAATCAATTGAGCTGCAATAGTTATATGAAGCGGCACACGACTGTGAAGGAGGCGGACTGGGATGGCAAGATATTGTATACCAAAAGAATCCTGATGCAGTACATTCTTTTTGGGTCGTGCAATAAGAAAAATCGCGAGCGCAGAGAAACTCTGTTGAAGTAGTAGTCGCTTGCTCTGCGGCTATTGCCGGTATCGCAGGCACAGTTGTGGTTCCGGTTAAACCAACAGATTCGGAAGGAACGGCTGGGATTGCCTCTGAAAGAATTGACGGGACAGATGCCATCACGCCAATTTCATTAAGTTTAACAATTGTCTTGGGGCCGACTTGGCCGAAGCCAGTTGTGCTAAAATCTCCCTCTGTTACTATCCCTTGCTGTTCCTGGAATTTTTTTACAGCTGCCTCTGTAAGAGACCCAAAATATCCCGTAACCAGCCCTTCGGGATATACATCAGGAAATTGTTTAAGAAACTCTTGGAGCTGTTTTACATCGTCTCCTGTTGCGCCTTTGCGAAGAATTCTTGTAAGGCGCAGTTCTTCCTGAATTGAACTGACTTCTGCCTTTGTGGATGTAAGTTCTGCCTGTAATGAAACAATTTTGGCCTGAAGATTTTTGATCTGTTCTTGGAGCTGCTGGATGATGGTCTGCGCATCTGAGGAAGTTGTTGTTTGGGCAAAACTAAAAAGCGGGATCGAAAAAGATACAAAAAGAACGACTAAAAAGAAACGGATGAATATTTTCATATATATATGATAACACCATCACAAATAACTTGGAAAGAATTGTTGTGTGTCTTTACAGTTTGTCTCGCGTTGAGAGTTGAAAGCCGCAGCGATGTTTCGCGAAGCGAAACGAGCCATCGGCATTTTTTAAATCTTTATTTTTTCAGCTGCCAAAAACCGGTGCCGGCCGGAATCAAGCGGCCGATAATCACATTTTCCTTAAGCCCTAAAAGTTTATCTTCTTTTCCGGCACAAGCCGCGTTTATCAACACTTTGGAAGTTTCCTGAAAAGAAGCCGCGGAGAGAAAACTGGAAGTGGTCAGCGCCACTTTCGTAATGCCTTTTAGCCAAAGAACGCCTTGAGCCGGTTCTCCTTTTTCTTTTTTAATCCGTTCGTTTTCTTGAACAAGCATATAATTTTCCACTACATCGCCGATACTGAAAGAAGTGTCGCCGGATTTTTTTATCATCACGCGGGAAAAAATTTGTTTAACGACCACCTCAATATGTTTGTCGTTTATTGACGCGCCCTGTAAAGTGTAGATTTTACTGACTTCGTTTAAAGCGTAATTTTGGGCCGCCGCTTCGCCCGCCAATTTGCAAAGAAGAGGAATTTCCACCGCGCCGTCAGAAAGCGGACGGCCTATTTTTATTTCT is a window encoding:
- a CDS encoding peptidoglycan-binding protein; this encodes MKNYTLAVIAGLLMLSPVVASASFDTSLKYGARGQAVIELQDLLASEDCLSVNSTGYFGLLTLKAVKCFQTKYNLPSTGFFGVMSRTKANEIVATITAPSNAAAQAETTTPNQPSTTKPKTFTLPNGTVIDSQGNIISTPPTVTTPQNTFVDVCLNIEGVQTTVPGGMTATGNVCVVAQATPPPTDLCPNISGLQTTIPAGKILQNGDCVTPAPTPTPTTSLLLPKRLNYGGQASWPNGNNYGNVNDSCNNCVVLITEMPTTANVYLMEYTALRGGAALDGYAANNPQIISVYADNNLSATHVFLFSHMGMDSAKKYLFIVDATDQNGKKFIRQFGGVDSSSTYLPGPFKWGENQTISWVSDYPSQYMKSNYYVDVPLTKVQ
- a CDS encoding peptidoglycan-binding protein, with amino-acid sequence MKIFIRFFLVVLFVSFSIPLFSFAQTTTSSDAQTIIQQLQEQIKNLQAKIVSLQAELTSTKAEVSSIQEELRLTRILRKGATGDDVKQLQEFLKQFPDVYPEGLVTGYFGSLTEAAVKKFQEQQGIVTEGDFSTTGFGQVGPKTIVKLNEIGVMASVPSILSEAIPAVPSESVGLTGTTTVPAIPAIAAEQATTTSTEFLCARDFSYCTTQKECTASGFFWYTISCHPSPPPSQSCAASYNYCSSIDCSTNGWYWCRNSCYGFAEACLGQIPSAASTSTSLSSPPPSTMTTTTTSTTETTVSTTTSNTTSATTDIESPSTPAYLTINDLSSTRIYLSWVDPNDNIGVTGFKLYRNDSIINLSHSSSLCWGSCFYTDTGLSAETSYSYTIAAYDAAGNLSPRSNSVSATTRSITTAATTTAGISGSCLLKNSNTRAPSFYAPDVGIGYAKLTKPGINDIEDMRSACTIADYDYLLQQFCTINTIISDPSGWKTYALPEVLTYFADGSVQIEAQRCAGAGAVCIGRISCPSALNSTRSNFASVLESISSILKNLLEALQQM
- a CDS encoding helix-turn-helix transcriptional regulator, giving the protein MVDTIRTKEYGDFVGKLRKARLEASLRQIDVAKKLKRTQSYVSRVEVGEQRLDILELKKFAELYKKDLNYFIK